A genome region from Sphingorhabdus sp. SMR4y includes the following:
- a CDS encoding peroxiredoxin, translated as MSDALQVNSGSLRIGDVAPDFEARTTRGPVKLSDYRGRWLIFFSHPADFTPVCTTEFVALARHQERFEAMDCALLGLSVDSLYSHLAWVRAIEDKFGVAIPFPIVEDPSMAVGRAFGMIDETAADSAAMRTSYFIDPQGVVRATTCYPHNVGRSVDEMVRLLAALQLADKADVLIPEGWQPGDDVLQIPPLSATDIDREDDWFCHKVKAP; from the coding sequence ATGTCAGACGCGTTGCAGGTAAATTCAGGGTCATTGCGTATCGGGGACGTTGCCCCGGACTTTGAGGCGCGCACGACCCGTGGACCAGTGAAATTGTCCGATTATCGCGGCCGCTGGTTGATCTTCTTTTCCCATCCTGCCGATTTCACCCCGGTCTGCACCACCGAGTTCGTCGCCCTCGCCCGCCATCAGGAGCGGTTTGAGGCGATGGACTGTGCCCTGCTCGGCCTGTCCGTGGACAGTCTCTATTCGCATCTCGCCTGGGTCCGGGCGATCGAGGACAAGTTCGGCGTGGCGATTCCATTCCCGATCGTCGAGGACCCGAGCATGGCGGTCGGTCGCGCCTTCGGAATGATCGACGAAACCGCCGCCGACTCCGCAGCGATGCGGACCAGCTATTTTATCGATCCGCAGGGCGTGGTCCGTGCAACCACCTGCTATCCGCACAATGTCGGCCGCTCGGTCGACGAGATGGTGCGCCTGCTCGCCGCTCTGCAGCTCGCCGACAAGGCCGATGTCCTGATTCCGGAAGGATGGCAGCCCGGCGATGACGTGCTGCAGATACCGCCGCTGTCGGCGACCGATATCGATCGCGAAGACGACTGGTTCTGCCACAAGGTGAAGGCCCCGTGA
- a CDS encoding MBL fold metallo-hydrolase: MTDSALIHATEQISRAQLQLPVIKAFFDQPTYTVTYVVHDKETKCAAIIDSVFDFDPASGRTSFDSADEVIAYVREQGLTVQWLLETHAHADHLSAAPYLQEKLGGKIAIGEHIVTVQDVFGKLFNAGTEFQRDGSDFDRLFADGDTFKIGDLDVTVMHVPGHTPADIAYVIGDAVFVGDTMFMPDYGTARADFPGGDARKLYQSMRRLLSLPDSTRLFMCHDYLPEGRDEYVWETTVAEQRKNNIHAHDGVTEDEFVKMRTERDKTLDMPRLILPSVQVNMRAGHLPPEEDNGVRYLKVPLNGV; the protein is encoded by the coding sequence ATGACTGATTCGGCACTGATTCATGCAACGGAACAAATCTCCCGCGCGCAGCTGCAGCTCCCCGTTATCAAGGCTTTCTTTGACCAGCCGACCTATACGGTGACCTATGTGGTGCATGACAAGGAGACCAAATGCGCCGCGATCATCGACAGCGTATTCGACTTTGACCCGGCTTCCGGCCGGACGTCCTTCGATTCCGCCGACGAGGTGATCGCCTATGTCAGGGAACAGGGCCTGACGGTCCAGTGGCTGCTGGAAACCCATGCCCATGCCGACCATCTGTCGGCGGCGCCCTATCTGCAGGAAAAACTCGGCGGCAAAATTGCCATCGGCGAGCATATCGTGACGGTACAGGATGTCTTCGGCAAATTGTTCAACGCCGGCACCGAGTTCCAGCGCGACGGGTCGGATTTCGACCGCCTGTTCGCCGATGGCGACACGTTCAAGATCGGCGATCTCGATGTGACGGTGATGCACGTACCCGGTCATACGCCGGCCGATATTGCCTATGTGATCGGTGATGCGGTCTTTGTCGGCGACACGATGTTCATGCCGGATTACGGAACGGCCCGGGCCGATTTCCCCGGCGGCGACGCGCGCAAGCTCTACCAGTCGATGCGGCGGCTGTTGTCGCTGCCCGACAGCACCCGCCTGTTCATGTGCCATGACTATCTGCCGGAAGGCCGCGACGAATATGTCTGGGAAACCACCGTCGCCGAACAGCGGAAGAACAATATCCATGCCCATGACGGCGTGACCGAGGACGAATTTGTCAAGATGCGAACCGAGCGCGACAAAACGCTGGACATGCCGCGGCTGATCCTGCCCTCGGTCCAGGTCAATATGCGGGCCGGCCATCTGCCGCCCGAGGAAGATAATGGCGTGCGCTACCTCAAAGTTCCGTTGAACGGCGTCTGA
- a CDS encoding YeeE/YedE family protein, translating into MLASFPHAMPLEGLIGGLMIGVAAAVMLLGLGRIAGVSGLAARATGIADSGAPRSIAIAFVIGLPLGALIIAAITGGIETRFPPSVMPLVIGGLLVGFGTRLGSGCTSGHGVCGMSRLSPRSLIATAIFMASGFVTVALMRAGGLL; encoded by the coding sequence ATGCTCGCTTCCTTTCCCCATGCCATGCCGCTGGAAGGCCTGATCGGCGGACTGATGATCGGTGTCGCAGCCGCAGTAATGCTGCTCGGCCTCGGTCGGATTGCCGGAGTCAGCGGCCTCGCCGCGCGCGCCACCGGCATCGCCGACAGCGGTGCGCCGCGCAGCATCGCCATCGCCTTCGTCATCGGCCTGCCGCTCGGAGCCCTGATCATCGCCGCGATCACCGGCGGGATTGAAACCCGCTTTCCGCCCTCGGTCATGCCCTTGGTCATCGGCGGCCTGCTGGTCGGCTTTGGCACGCGCCTTGGCTCCGGCTGCACCAGCGGTCACGGCGTCTGCGGCATGTCGCGCCTGTCGCCGCGCTCGCTGATCGCAACGGCCATCTTCATGGCCAGCGGTTTTGTCACGGTCGCGCTGATGCGGGCAGGAGGCCTGTTATGA
- a CDS encoding DUF6691 family protein, with translation MKQIMVALFAGALFGAGLAFSGMADPARVQGFLDLFGHWDPTLAFVMGGAMIPMAIAWVIQRRLDKPFADAHFSLPGTTLIDRKLTIGAVLFGAGWGISGLCPGPGLADLAINPLPALAFVAALLAGMIAHRFTSRQ, from the coding sequence ATGAAACAGATAATGGTGGCCCTTTTCGCCGGAGCGCTGTTCGGTGCCGGCCTTGCCTTTTCGGGCATGGCCGACCCTGCGCGGGTGCAAGGCTTTCTCGATCTCTTCGGTCACTGGGACCCGACCCTGGCCTTTGTCATGGGCGGCGCGATGATCCCGATGGCGATTGCCTGGGTCATTCAGCGGCGGCTCGACAAGCCCTTTGCCGACGCGCATTTCTCGCTGCCCGGCACCACGCTGATCGACCGCAAGCTGACCATCGGCGCAGTCCTTTTCGGCGCCGGCTGGGGCATCAGCGGCCTTTGTCCGGGACCGGGCCTGGCCGATCTGGCGATCAATCCGCTGCCCGCCCTCGCCTTCGTGGCCGCCTTGCTGGCGGGCATGATCGCCCATCGCTTCACCAGCAGACAATGA